In Streptomyces seoulensis, the following are encoded in one genomic region:
- a CDS encoding ABC transporter permease, whose protein sequence is MNFAWALGLARHRTGRLLAAAAGIAMAVALVAALGSFLTASKSTMTERAVRSVAVDWQVELQPGADAHRITTEIRRTPGIRTAVPVGFAHSSHFTARAQGTTQTTGPGVVLGLPDHYSRTFPGEIRTLAGASEGILLAQQTASNLHAAPGDTIGVGLPGSPTRQLRVAGVVDLPQADSLFQKVGAPAQSQPSAPPDNILLLPPAVFRDLTAHASGAAESTQIHISRDARLPADPTSAFGTVTTAARNLEARTSGAALVGDNLGAALDSARQDALYAQLLFLFLGVPGAVLAAALTACVAAAGGERRRQEQGLLRLRGLPPRRIAALSALEAALVGVGGGLIGLGVAALTGRLAFGSASFQTRAGVWAPWYAAAFLMGLAVAGAAVLVPALRDLRTVTVADTRRTRRRTGAGWWMRCGLDIVLLVGSWLVFRASAGNRYALVLAPEGVPSISVSYWAFLGPALLWLGSSLLLWRLSLLALTHGRSALTRLARPLASNLAGTTAAILSRRRRVLARSVVLLALAVSFAVSVGTFNATYRQQAEVDARLTNGADVTVSEPPGARTAPSAGASLRIDGVRHVEPLQHRFAYVGSDLQDLYGVRPGTITSATSLQDAYFAGGSARTLMDRLARRPDALLVSEETVHDFQLAPGDTLNLRIQDGRTKALRTVPFHYAGIAKEFPTAPKDSFFVANYSYVARMTGSDAVGAFLIDTGGTHQRQVAAQLRQRLGTRGTVTDITQTRGTVGTSLTAVDLSGLTRIELVYAVLLAAGAGGLVLALGLAERRRTFAIASVLGARPRQLRGMVLTEALLTAAAGLCGGSLIGWALSHMLVTVLNGVFDPPPASLAVPGTYLALTGLAALTAILGAALNGARRAARPAVEELRDL, encoded by the coding sequence GGCCGTTGCCCTGGTGGCCGCGCTCGGATCCTTCCTCACCGCGTCCAAGTCCACCATGACCGAGCGAGCCGTGCGTTCCGTCGCCGTCGACTGGCAGGTGGAGCTGCAGCCGGGGGCGGATGCCCATCGCATCACCACGGAGATCCGGCGCACCCCAGGAATCCGCACGGCCGTCCCGGTCGGGTTCGCCCACAGCAGCCACTTCACCGCGCGGGCCCAGGGCACCACGCAGACGACCGGCCCCGGCGTGGTGCTCGGTCTCCCCGACCACTACTCCCGTACGTTCCCCGGCGAGATCCGCACCCTGGCCGGTGCAAGCGAGGGAATCCTGCTCGCCCAGCAGACAGCCTCCAACCTGCACGCCGCCCCCGGCGACACCATCGGTGTCGGTCTGCCGGGCTCCCCGACCCGTCAACTGCGCGTCGCGGGCGTCGTCGACCTCCCGCAGGCCGATTCCCTGTTCCAGAAAGTGGGCGCTCCCGCGCAATCACAGCCCAGTGCGCCACCGGACAACATCCTTCTCCTGCCGCCCGCTGTCTTCCGAGACCTGACCGCCCACGCAAGCGGGGCGGCCGAGAGCACCCAGATCCACATCTCCCGCGACGCCCGACTGCCCGCGGACCCGACCTCCGCCTTCGGGACGGTGACCACTGCCGCCCGCAACCTCGAAGCCCGTACCTCCGGCGCGGCGCTGGTCGGCGACAACCTGGGCGCGGCGCTCGACTCGGCTCGGCAGGACGCTCTCTACGCGCAACTCCTCTTCCTGTTCCTTGGCGTACCCGGAGCAGTCCTGGCCGCCGCGCTGACCGCCTGCGTCGCGGCCGCGGGTGGTGAACGGCGCCGTCAGGAGCAGGGCCTGCTGCGACTGCGCGGACTTCCGCCGCGGCGCATCGCGGCCCTCTCCGCGCTGGAAGCCGCCCTGGTCGGCGTGGGGGGCGGCCTCATCGGGCTCGGCGTCGCCGCGCTGACGGGACGCCTGGCCTTCGGCTCGGCCTCGTTCCAGACGCGGGCCGGGGTCTGGGCCCCCTGGTACGCGGCGGCCTTCCTGATGGGCCTCGCAGTCGCCGGGGCGGCGGTGCTCGTGCCCGCGCTTCGCGACCTGCGCACGGTCACCGTCGCCGACACACGCCGAACCCGGCGCCGGACGGGCGCCGGGTGGTGGATGCGCTGCGGCCTCGACATAGTGCTGTTGGTCGGCTCCTGGCTGGTCTTCCGCGCCTCCGCCGGGAACAGGTACGCCCTCGTCCTCGCCCCCGAAGGGGTGCCAAGCATCTCCGTGTCCTACTGGGCGTTCCTGGGACCAGCGCTGCTGTGGCTCGGCTCCTCCCTCTTGCTGTGGCGGCTGTCTCTCCTGGCTCTGACCCATGGCCGCAGTGCACTGACCCGCCTTGCCCGACCCCTTGCCTCGAACCTGGCGGGAACGACCGCGGCCATCCTGTCCAGGCGGCGCCGCGTGCTGGCCCGGTCCGTGGTCCTGCTGGCGCTCGCGGTGTCGTTCGCGGTGTCCGTCGGTACGTTCAACGCCACCTACCGCCAGCAGGCAGAGGTAGACGCACGACTGACGAACGGCGCCGACGTCACCGTCTCCGAACCCCCAGGAGCCCGTACCGCACCCTCCGCGGGAGCCTCCCTCCGGATCGACGGCGTGCGCCACGTGGAACCGCTCCAGCACCGGTTCGCCTACGTCGGCTCCGACCTTCAGGATCTCTACGGCGTGCGTCCCGGCACCATCACGTCGGCGACCTCGCTGCAGGACGCGTATTTCGCCGGCGGCAGCGCCCGCACCCTCATGGACCGCCTCGCCCGGCGGCCGGACGCACTCCTGGTCAGCGAGGAGACGGTGCACGACTTCCAGCTCGCTCCGGGTGACACGCTGAATCTGCGCATCCAGGACGGCCGGACCAAGGCGCTCCGCACGGTGCCCTTCCACTATGCCGGCATCGCCAAGGAGTTCCCGACCGCGCCGAAGGACAGCTTCTTCGTAGCCAACTACTCGTACGTGGCCCGGATGACCGGCAGCGACGCGGTCGGCGCCTTCCTGATCGACACCGGTGGCACACATCAGCGCCAGGTCGCGGCTCAGCTCCGGCAGCGTCTCGGAACCCGCGGCACCGTCACCGACATCACCCAGACCCGCGGAACGGTGGGGACCAGCCTCACCGCCGTGGACCTGTCCGGCCTGACCCGGATCGAACTGGTCTACGCCGTACTGCTCGCGGCCGGCGCGGGCGGCCTCGTCCTCGCACTCGGTCTCGCCGAGCGGCGGCGTACCTTCGCCATCGCGTCCGTACTGGGCGCCCGTCCGCGACAGCTACGTGGCATGGTTCTCACCGAGGCACTCCTGACGGCGGCAGCCGGTCTGTGCGGTGGCTCACTCATCGGATGGGCTCTGTCACACATGCTGGTCACGGTCCTCAACGGGGTCTTCGACCCCCCTCCGGCCTCGCTCGCCGTACCTGGCACGTATCTGGCGCTGACCGGGCTCGCCGCGCTGACCGCCATCCTGGGAGCAGCCCTGAACGGGGCGCGCCGGGCCGCCCGGCCCGCCGTGGAGGAACTTCGCGACCTATGA
- a CDS encoding response regulator transcription factor — translation MRMIQAPSTAGARPLRILIVEDDETIGRHLETGLRGSGYAPTWSRTGAGALAEADRSLYDVLLLDLGLPDMDGVDIARTLRARFTGLLIVILTARTDDIDVIAGLDAGADDHLVKPFSLSVLLARLRAHLRRRPATSSPRKPTRLGDLVVDTAARRCTLHGDEVVLRPKGFKLLAVLARHADEAVSRETLMAEVWDENWFGSTKTLDVTMAGLRRRLLAGATSADRVPRITTLRGHGYRLETG, via the coding sequence ATGCGCATGATCCAGGCACCCTCCACCGCCGGAGCCCGCCCGCTGCGAATCCTGATCGTCGAAGACGACGAAACCATCGGCAGGCATCTCGAGACGGGTCTGCGCGGCAGCGGCTACGCGCCCACGTGGAGCCGAACCGGCGCGGGAGCCCTCGCCGAAGCGGACCGCTCCCTCTACGACGTACTGCTTCTGGACCTCGGGCTGCCCGACATGGACGGTGTCGACATCGCCCGTACGCTGCGAGCCCGCTTCACCGGATTGCTGATCGTGATTCTCACCGCCCGGACCGACGACATCGACGTCATCGCGGGACTGGACGCCGGCGCCGACGACCATCTGGTCAAACCGTTCAGCCTGAGTGTGCTGCTGGCCCGGCTGCGGGCTCACCTGCGGCGCCGGCCGGCCACATCGTCGCCACGGAAGCCGACACGACTTGGTGACCTGGTCGTCGACACCGCAGCCCGGCGCTGCACGCTCCACGGGGACGAGGTCGTGCTGCGTCCCAAGGGATTCAAGCTGCTGGCCGTTCTCGCCCGGCACGCAGACGAAGCCGTGTCCCGCGAGACCTTGATGGCCGAGGTGTGGGACGAGAACTGGTTCGGCTCCACCAAGACGCTCGATGTAACGATGGCCGGGCTGCGACGCAGACTCCTCGCCGGCGCGACGTCGGCCGACCGGGTGCCCCGCATCACGACGCTGCGAGGCCATGGCTACCGGCTCGAGACCGGCTGA
- a CDS encoding phosphatase PAP2 family protein, with protein MYTVTSAQPFDGSSIDGGAYLDVVDAAHHTPSWVDSLISGYSTYGLALFAVLMLLGWWQARHQDTVRAVKALAAPVLTVVAFVVSTALKQVVHENRPCQSLHVMTLEACPAPGDWSFPSNHSALAAAAAVALWFVSARLGVIAAFGALAMAASRVWVGAHYPHDIIAGLIVGALVAASLATLLARNAVTAAEVLGRGRLRPLIAS; from the coding sequence ATGTACACCGTGACCAGCGCGCAGCCTTTTGACGGCTCGAGCATCGACGGGGGCGCCTACCTCGACGTGGTCGACGCCGCGCACCACACACCGTCCTGGGTGGACAGCCTCATCTCCGGCTACTCCACGTACGGGCTCGCTTTGTTCGCCGTCCTGATGCTCCTCGGCTGGTGGCAAGCCCGCCACCAGGACACGGTCCGGGCGGTGAAGGCCTTGGCCGCCCCGGTACTGACCGTGGTGGCGTTCGTGGTCAGCACCGCACTCAAGCAGGTGGTGCACGAGAACCGGCCGTGCCAGTCCTTGCACGTGATGACATTGGAGGCCTGTCCGGCGCCCGGTGACTGGTCGTTCCCCAGCAACCACTCCGCGCTGGCCGCAGCGGCGGCGGTCGCCCTGTGGTTCGTCTCGGCACGCCTCGGGGTGATCGCCGCCTTCGGTGCTCTGGCGATGGCGGCTTCGCGCGTGTGGGTCGGCGCTCACTATCCGCACGACATCATCGCTGGCCTGATCGTTGGGGCCCTGGTCGCCGCCTCGCTGGCGACGCTGCTGGCACGGAACGCCGTGACTGCGGCCGAGGTCCTCGGTAGGGGGCGCCTGCGCCCGTTGATCGCGTCCTGA
- a CDS encoding BlaI/MecI/CopY family transcriptional regulator, producing MTDAASERRPAGELEASVLTALCAATEPRTAAEVRAAIPQELARTTVATLLARLHDKGAVGRTPGRRGFLYFAVEDSHSLTAQRMHRELNQDDDRSTVLARFVKGLSPSDEAELKRLLEGGSR from the coding sequence ATGACTGACGCAGCGAGCGAGCGCAGGCCCGCCGGCGAGCTCGAGGCAAGCGTGCTGACAGCACTATGCGCCGCGACCGAGCCGCGCACGGCGGCCGAAGTGAGAGCCGCCATACCCCAAGAGCTGGCCCGCACCACGGTGGCGACTCTCCTCGCGCGGCTGCACGACAAGGGAGCGGTGGGGCGCACCCCGGGCCGGCGCGGCTTCCTGTACTTCGCGGTCGAGGACTCTCATAGCCTGACCGCGCAGCGCATGCACCGCGAGTTGAACCAGGATGACGACCGCAGCACGGTGCTCGCGCGATTCGTCAAAGGCCTCAGCCCGAGCGACGAGGCGGAGCTCAAGCGCCTATTGGAGGGAGGCAGCCGGTGA
- a CDS encoding M48 family metalloprotease, which yields MITLLLVPLFLPWALPPLARRTVERVRPEIALWTVTCATVTLAIGVVASLGLLLLPLSLKLPPAAALAELVRPLAAGPRLLVLGVSALAGGSLALAGYQALRQAALEMAHLRAARRRVAGVPDAGGLCVLSDPRPDAFALPGGLRRADRIVVTTGMLRALDPVQREALLAHERAHLAAKHHLFLSAAQIAGWCHPALAAVTAHISFAAERAADEAAASRCGDRNVTAHAVGRAALAASRSRSATGAPALAPGATTGPVPARVKALLAPAPVRRMVPALLAMALVCSAAGASSTAGAVWLHHGVEIAQGERSSD from the coding sequence GTGATCACGCTGCTGCTGGTTCCCCTTTTTCTCCCCTGGGCACTGCCGCCGCTGGCCCGGCGCACCGTGGAACGGGTCCGGCCGGAGATCGCCCTGTGGACGGTCACCTGCGCCACAGTCACCCTGGCCATCGGCGTGGTGGCGAGCCTCGGCCTCCTGCTGCTGCCACTGAGCCTCAAGCTTCCCCCCGCGGCCGCACTGGCGGAACTGGTCCGACCGCTCGCAGCGGGACCGCGACTACTGGTCCTCGGCGTCTCGGCGCTGGCAGGGGGGAGTCTCGCACTGGCCGGTTACCAGGCGCTGCGGCAAGCCGCACTGGAGATGGCGCATCTGCGTGCCGCACGGAGGCGCGTCGCCGGAGTCCCGGACGCCGGAGGACTGTGCGTCCTGAGTGACCCCCGTCCGGACGCGTTCGCGCTGCCGGGCGGTCTGCGCCGGGCGGACCGAATCGTGGTGACCACCGGCATGCTGCGGGCACTGGATCCGGTGCAGCGTGAGGCACTGCTCGCGCATGAGCGGGCCCACCTCGCCGCGAAGCACCACCTCTTCCTGTCCGCCGCTCAGATCGCCGGCTGGTGCCACCCTGCCCTGGCCGCTGTCACCGCTCACATCTCTTTCGCCGCCGAGCGGGCGGCAGACGAAGCCGCCGCCAGTCGCTGCGGCGATCGCAACGTCACGGCGCACGCCGTGGGGCGCGCCGCCCTGGCCGCGAGTCGTTCCCGCAGCGCCACGGGAGCGCCGGCACTGGCCCCAGGCGCCACCACCGGCCCTGTGCCGGCCCGCGTCAAGGCCCTCCTCGCTCCGGCACCCGTTCGACGCATGGTTCCGGCCCTGCTGGCGATGGCTCTCGTCTGCTCGGCAGCCGGAGCATCGTCGACGGCCGGAGCAGTCTGGCTGCACCACGGCGTCGAGATCGCCCAAGGCGAGCGATCCTCCGACTGA
- the efeU gene encoding iron uptake transporter permease EfeU, with protein MLIAYLVKTGNRSRLAPVWTGVAIAVTWMVFWMRRTARHLKSELQDRLDAALALGTGALVITSFFAVGREGLETSLFIWTAVQASGDGVRPLVGALLGLATSVVLGWLFYKGTLRINLAKFFRWTGAMLVLVAAGVLAYGIHDLQEGDLLPGLRSLAFDISGTIPPESWYGTLLKGVFNFQPDPTVLQVIVWLLYLVPVMILFLVPERTRTATQRRQPVGRPSTE; from the coding sequence ATCCTCATCGCCTACCTCGTCAAGACCGGCAACCGGAGCCGGCTCGCGCCGGTGTGGACCGGCGTGGCCATCGCGGTCACCTGGATGGTGTTCTGGATGCGCCGCACCGCACGCCACCTCAAGAGCGAACTGCAGGACAGGCTCGACGCCGCGCTCGCACTCGGCACCGGCGCCCTGGTCATCACCTCGTTCTTCGCCGTCGGCCGCGAGGGACTCGAAACGTCCCTGTTCATCTGGACCGCCGTGCAGGCCAGCGGCGACGGGGTCCGCCCGCTTGTCGGGGCCCTGCTCGGTCTGGCCACGTCGGTGGTGCTGGGCTGGCTGTTCTACAAGGGCACCCTGCGCATCAACCTGGCCAAGTTCTTCCGCTGGACCGGCGCCATGCTCGTCCTCGTCGCCGCGGGCGTTCTTGCCTACGGCATCCATGACCTGCAGGAAGGAGACCTGCTTCCCGGTCTCCGTAGCCTCGCCTTCGACATCAGCGGCACGATCCCGCCCGAATCCTGGTACGGCACCCTGCTGAAGGGCGTCTTCAACTTCCAGCCCGACCCGACCGTTCTCCAGGTCATCGTGTGGCTGCTGTACCTCGTCCCGGTGATGATCCTCTTCCTCGTCCCCGAGCGCACGCGCACCGCTACCCAACGCCGGCAACCGGTGGGCCGGCCGAGCACGGAGTAG
- a CDS encoding fibronectin type III domain-containing protein yields MVVTGSALSAGPAAAATAREQDSGAACAAHATSFEVTAGAPAMSIRMGCAGDAGSLRTLAHSDSDLVVAFDYNVPERRDETRALAQDAVAAVQTDQTSGHTLAQALYDHARDNAVGLYPATDAGDYDGRITATGDSIVLVLPTAEVGTSATWWQKFIANGVGWAVSIGASAICLALTAPGAPLAAPVCLGVGGATGAFVTEAMNAAFDHASFGDPDTWGALLGAAFWGAVSGAASGYLVKWASDAAGTFVTGLQLSLRGFAAKIGNLGNPLTYISDRLNDMVPALLRRLNDLQRGVGGTDAPLRVMVVGDSMTQGYEGDWTWRYRLWKWFHDQRIDVDFVGPYKGTKAQAQPQPPARPALQDEVPGASLDNPDTSGGYAAGVDPAFDSDHFGVWGRQAMQDKKLIRGIVAQYKPDMILVGLGFNDMGWFVSGAQGTLDSMKTFVDEARVARPDVKFAVADVPQRTYIGGRDDLPLSTTQYDLMLRDAIPLWSTPVSPVQLVDWSGNYTCARDACPAGYDGLHPNALGEFQIAHAFETTLHDRYGIGQIVPDVPPSVPDRPSGIAANVRAVSSDLGVTVTWDRVYGARGYTVRSRLVGATAWTETPVQANRYDTTWTQDGWEWEYSVRVDDAGDGTSAWSPLVRATAHPHTAAPPTEILTHPTMDGVDVTWEPAAGPYSDSVDRYEIITLDKDTPGAVLQSTAVRGTSAHIGGLTTGHHYVVAVATWNTVGGGMPAIARPVTIGARTPPVPTDLRIKSVDATTVQLDWSGSPQAAGYRVWYHKRTTSNPWLSDETISDTPGRGIAFLFPGNWNFEFAVTAVNGQMESPRSDTVFVPEPPGTGGGSTGAPGTGTSDAFRKAARTGDASAPDVGQDLARLRNAPTTSPSSVPTAHPHT; encoded by the coding sequence ATGGTGGTGACCGGTTCCGCGCTCAGCGCGGGTCCTGCGGCGGCGGCCACCGCGCGGGAACAGGACTCTGGCGCGGCGTGCGCGGCGCACGCCACCTCGTTCGAGGTCACGGCCGGCGCCCCGGCCATGAGTATCCGCATGGGCTGCGCCGGAGACGCGGGTTCACTGCGCACGCTCGCCCACAGCGACAGCGACCTCGTCGTCGCCTTCGACTACAACGTGCCCGAGCGCCGCGACGAGACCCGCGCCCTGGCCCAGGACGCGGTCGCAGCCGTCCAGACCGACCAGACTTCCGGACACACCCTCGCCCAAGCGCTCTACGACCACGCGCGGGACAACGCGGTAGGGCTCTACCCGGCGACCGACGCCGGTGACTACGACGGCCGGATCACGGCCACGGGCGACAGCATCGTTCTCGTCCTGCCGACCGCAGAGGTCGGCACGAGCGCCACGTGGTGGCAGAAGTTCATCGCGAACGGGGTCGGCTGGGCCGTGAGTATCGGGGCGAGCGCCATCTGCCTCGCCCTGACGGCTCCCGGGGCTCCGCTCGCCGCCCCCGTCTGCCTGGGCGTGGGAGGCGCGACCGGCGCGTTCGTCACCGAAGCGATGAACGCGGCTTTCGACCACGCGTCCTTCGGGGACCCGGACACCTGGGGCGCCCTGCTCGGCGCCGCCTTCTGGGGCGCGGTGTCGGGTGCCGCTTCGGGCTACCTGGTCAAGTGGGCGAGCGACGCCGCCGGCACCTTCGTCACCGGGCTCCAGCTCAGCCTGCGCGGCTTCGCCGCCAAGATCGGCAACCTCGGCAACCCCTTGACGTACATAAGTGACCGCCTGAACGACATGGTGCCGGCCCTGCTACGCCGCCTGAACGACCTCCAGCGGGGCGTCGGAGGAACCGACGCGCCCTTGCGGGTCATGGTCGTCGGCGACTCGATGACGCAGGGGTACGAGGGTGACTGGACCTGGCGCTACCGCCTGTGGAAGTGGTTCCACGACCAGCGCATCGACGTCGACTTCGTCGGGCCGTACAAGGGGACCAAGGCGCAGGCCCAGCCGCAGCCTCCGGCGCGGCCCGCTCTGCAGGACGAGGTCCCCGGCGCCTCCCTGGACAACCCGGACACCTCCGGCGGCTACGCGGCGGGCGTCGACCCGGCCTTCGACAGCGACCACTTCGGGGTCTGGGGCCGTCAGGCGATGCAGGACAAGAAACTGATCCGGGGCATCGTGGCGCAGTACAAGCCCGACATGATCCTCGTCGGCCTCGGCTTCAACGACATGGGCTGGTTCGTGAGCGGTGCGCAGGGCACGCTCGACAGCATGAAGACGTTCGTGGACGAGGCCCGGGTCGCCCGTCCCGACGTGAAGTTCGCAGTCGCGGACGTCCCCCAGCGCACGTACATCGGCGGCCGGGACGACCTGCCGCTCAGCACCACCCAATACGACCTGATGCTGCGCGACGCCATCCCGTTGTGGAGCACCCCCGTCTCCCCGGTCCAGCTCGTGGACTGGTCGGGGAACTACACCTGCGCCCGTGACGCCTGCCCCGCCGGCTACGACGGGCTGCACCCCAACGCGCTCGGCGAGTTCCAGATCGCGCACGCCTTCGAGACCACCCTCCACGACCGGTACGGCATCGGCCAGATCGTCCCCGACGTGCCCCCCTCGGTACCGGATCGCCCGTCGGGCATCGCGGCGAACGTCCGGGCCGTCTCCAGTGACCTGGGTGTCACGGTCACCTGGGACCGGGTGTACGGCGCGCGCGGCTACACGGTCCGCTCCCGGCTGGTGGGCGCCACCGCGTGGACCGAGACACCGGTTCAGGCGAACCGCTACGACACGACCTGGACCCAGGACGGCTGGGAATGGGAGTACTCCGTCCGCGTCGACGACGCGGGCGACGGCACCTCGGCGTGGTCCCCCCTCGTCCGGGCCACCGCCCACCCGCACACCGCGGCGCCACCCACGGAGATCCTCACCCACCCCACCATGGACGGTGTGGACGTCACCTGGGAACCGGCGGCGGGGCCGTACAGCGACAGCGTGGACCGCTACGAGATCATCACCCTGGACAAGGACACGCCGGGCGCCGTCCTGCAGAGCACGGCGGTACGCGGCACCTCGGCGCACATCGGCGGGCTGACCACGGGGCACCACTATGTGGTCGCGGTGGCCACCTGGAACACGGTGGGCGGTGGCATGCCCGCCATCGCCCGGCCCGTCACCATCGGCGCCCGGACACCGCCGGTTCCGACGGACCTGCGCATCAAGTCCGTGGACGCCACGACGGTCCAGCTCGACTGGAGCGGTTCCCCGCAGGCCGCCGGATACCGCGTCTGGTACCACAAGCGCACGACGAGCAATCCCTGGCTGTCCGACGAGACCATCTCGGACACCCCCGGGCGGGGCATAGCCTTCCTCTTCCCCGGCAACTGGAACTTTGAGTTCGCGGTGACGGCGGTCAACGGGCAGATGGAATCGCCGCGCTCCGACACGGTCTTCGTGCCGGAGCCGCCGGGCACCGGGGGCGGCAGTACCGGCGCCCCCGGCACGGGCACGAGCGACGCCTTCCGTAAGGCTGCCCGAACGGGCGACGCCTCCGCTCCGGACGTCGGCCAGGATCTCGCCCGGCTACGCAACGCCCCGACCACCTCCCCCAGCTCGGTGCCCACCGCACACCCTCACACGTAG
- a CDS encoding sensor histidine kinase, which produces MTLVTRTAHPVTVAGGESGGTGSLTALSSRLGERLRRADRAHPWVLNAAVVALVVSVFCVPDLLHGIDDGDEAGRFRLTPARLPVIEILALQAGLVLPLLWRRRRPALAFGVIAAVFFLQWFLGTALRADIALFVALYGVALRARTPQLLWSCGITASALVPAAVRVSGVLSVWVSLFFLLSTATAAVALGLTVRIRRAQLAGLRDRATRLETERDQRSRLAAAAERARVARGMHDVVGHNLAVVVTLADAGLRVNASGQRPGPEVLRSISDAGRQALGELRRVLGVLGEHAQDEGPGLMPQPRLADIGALCEGVRAVGLNVVHRTVGNVDDLDGKVQLTAYRIAQEALINSLKHAGPGARVKLVVVVSGPRLVITVRDGGPADGDSESRGRARQEGYGLAGMREHAARCGGRLHAGPAGRGWAVEAVLQTP; this is translated from the coding sequence ATGACCTTGGTTACGCGTACCGCCCATCCGGTCACCGTCGCCGGCGGAGAGAGCGGCGGTACAGGATCCCTGACTGCCCTGTCCTCCCGGCTGGGTGAACGTCTACGCCGGGCAGATCGGGCACATCCGTGGGTACTGAATGCCGCGGTGGTGGCGCTGGTCGTCTCGGTCTTCTGCGTGCCCGACCTACTGCACGGCATCGACGACGGCGACGAAGCCGGGCGGTTCCGGCTCACCCCCGCACGTCTGCCGGTAATCGAGATACTTGCGCTGCAGGCCGGGCTCGTTCTGCCGCTGCTGTGGCGAAGGCGCCGACCGGCACTCGCCTTCGGCGTGATCGCCGCCGTGTTCTTCCTCCAGTGGTTCCTGGGTACCGCGTTGCGTGCCGACATCGCCCTGTTCGTCGCCCTGTACGGCGTCGCCCTGAGAGCACGGACACCACAACTGCTCTGGAGCTGTGGCATCACGGCGAGTGCGCTGGTGCCGGCCGCAGTGCGGGTGTCGGGCGTCCTGTCGGTCTGGGTCTCGCTGTTCTTCCTGCTGAGCACGGCGACCGCCGCTGTCGCCCTAGGTCTGACGGTGCGTATCCGGCGGGCCCAGCTCGCCGGTCTGCGGGACCGGGCGACCCGTCTGGAGACCGAACGCGATCAGCGCAGCCGGCTCGCGGCCGCGGCGGAACGTGCGCGCGTCGCCCGCGGCATGCACGACGTCGTCGGCCACAACCTGGCTGTCGTCGTCACGCTGGCCGACGCCGGACTCCGGGTGAACGCGTCGGGGCAGCGGCCGGGCCCGGAGGTTCTCCGAAGCATTTCCGACGCCGGGCGCCAGGCTCTGGGTGAACTGAGGCGTGTTCTGGGCGTCCTGGGCGAACATGCCCAGGATGAGGGTCCGGGACTGATGCCCCAGCCACGCCTGGCGGACATCGGTGCGCTGTGTGAGGGGGTGCGCGCCGTCGGCCTGAATGTGGTGCACCGAACGGTGGGCAACGTCGACGACTTGGACGGGAAGGTGCAGCTCACTGCCTACCGGATCGCCCAGGAGGCCCTGATCAACTCCTTGAAGCACGCTGGACCCGGAGCCCGCGTGAAGCTGGTCGTCGTTGTCTCGGGGCCCCGTCTTGTCATCACGGTTCGGGACGGTGGACCGGCCGATGGCGACTCCGAATCACGTGGCCGCGCACGCCAGGAGGGATATGGCCTGGCGGGCATGCGAGAACACGCGGCCCGGTGCGGGGGAAGGTTGCATGCCGGTCCCGCCGGGAGAGGCTGGGCAGTCGAGGCCGTCCTTCAGACCCCGTGA